From Frankiales bacterium, a single genomic window includes:
- a CDS encoding SDR family NAD(P)-dependent oxidoreductase, whose amino-acid sequence MHLGRRREAKVVVVTGASGGIGRAVVRGLGERGVSVALLARGETGLAAAAKDVEDAGGTALVLPTDTSDSDQVMSAARTAERELGPVDAWINVAFTSVFARFPDITPSEYRRVTEVSYLGYVYGTMAALQLMRPRDRGTIVQVGSALAYRGIPLQTAYCGAKHAIQGFNESLRCELLHEKSGIRTTMVQMPAVNTPQFSWVLSRLPKHAQPVPPIYQPEVAARAVLHAMDHPRRREYWVGASTAGTLVANAVAPGLLDRYLARTGYSSQQADDVPPSDEVNLWQPVDGRDGTDHGAHGVFDHRSKSHSIQSWASQHHGVVGAAAGVASVALASVAVDAGRRVLAGGGR is encoded by the coding sequence ATGCACCTGGGCAGGCGCAGGGAAGCGAAGGTCGTCGTGGTCACCGGCGCGAGCGGCGGCATCGGCCGTGCGGTCGTCCGCGGCCTCGGGGAGCGGGGCGTCTCCGTGGCGCTGCTGGCCCGGGGAGAGACGGGCCTGGCCGCAGCCGCGAAGGACGTGGAGGACGCCGGCGGCACTGCGCTGGTGCTGCCCACCGACACCTCGGACTCCGACCAGGTGATGAGCGCGGCGCGCACCGCGGAGCGCGAGCTCGGCCCCGTCGACGCGTGGATCAACGTGGCGTTCACGTCCGTGTTCGCCCGGTTCCCCGACATCACACCGTCGGAGTACCGCCGCGTCACCGAGGTGAGCTACCTGGGCTACGTATACGGCACCATGGCCGCCCTCCAGCTGATGCGTCCGCGCGACCGCGGCACGATCGTGCAGGTCGGCTCGGCCCTCGCCTACCGCGGCATCCCGCTGCAGACGGCGTACTGCGGCGCGAAGCACGCGATCCAGGGCTTCAACGAGTCCCTGCGCTGCGAGCTGCTGCACGAGAAGAGCGGCATCCGCACCACGATGGTGCAGATGCCGGCCGTGAACACGCCGCAGTTCTCGTGGGTGCTCTCGCGGCTGCCCAAGCACGCGCAGCCCGTGCCGCCCATCTACCAGCCCGAGGTCGCCGCGCGAGCCGTGCTGCATGCCATGGACCATCCGCGGCGACGCGAGTACTGGGTCGGCGCGTCCACCGCCGGCACGCTGGTCGCCAACGCCGTCGCGCCCGGGCTGCTCGACCGCTACCTGGCCCGCACCGGCTACTCCTCGCAGCAGGCCGACGACGTGCCGCCCTCGGACGAGGTCAACCTCTGGCAGCCGGTCGACGGCCGCGACGGCACCGACCACGGCGCCCACGGCGTGTTCGACCACCGGTCCAAGTCGCACAGCATCCAGTCGTGGGCGAGCCAGCACCACGGCGTGGTGGGCGCCGCGGCGGGTGTGGCCTCGGTGGCCCTGGCGTCGGTCGCCGTCGACGCCGGCCGGCGTGTGCTCGCCGGCGGTGGCCGATGA
- a CDS encoding phosphoesterase: protein MRRRRRPRFTPTSPRSHEPGPLSARPVRHRPVPAVTAEGKTMHLRRPSSRLATTAVTAAAAATVTAALISAPFALANGRGDDSPHDSGSTRLDHVFVIMLENHSKEGVIGDVNAPYITSLADTYSVATHYYGVTHPSLPNYVATLSGSNWDVNNDDPNNRFDHTNLVDSLENAHLTWGAYMEAMPANDKLTDYWPSESTKLYASKHNPFVLFDDIRNDPQRMANVKPYTDLAGDLNSRYAPNFVFISPDQCNDMHGGVYTPVVGYPETQHCGYGSANDDPNDAALKQNADAFVKQAVTTIMSSRSWTRHSAIFIVADEGDYNSTASNGGWATTEGCCDSPVVPAGAPDINAAWPGGVYGGGLVPAIVIPGGNHPHHVVVDTPFNHYSLLRTVEDAFGLPEIGYSSDHVQVRTMDALLAH, encoded by the coding sequence ATGCGGCGTCGCCGCCGCCCTAGGTTCACCCCGACGTCACCGCGCAGTCACGAGCCGGGACCACTCTCGGCCCGTCCGGTGCGTCATCGCCCGGTCCCTGCAGTCACTGCCGAAGGGAAGACCATGCATCTGCGCCGCCCCAGCTCGCGGCTCGCGACGACCGCCGTCACGGCCGCCGCCGCCGCGACCGTCACCGCAGCGCTCATCAGCGCCCCGTTCGCCCTGGCGAACGGGCGCGGTGACGACTCGCCGCACGACTCGGGCTCGACCCGGCTCGACCACGTGTTCGTGATCATGCTGGAGAACCACTCGAAGGAGGGCGTGATCGGCGACGTCAACGCGCCGTACATCACCTCGCTGGCCGACACCTACTCGGTGGCCACCCACTACTACGGCGTCACGCACCCGAGCCTGCCCAACTACGTGGCGACGCTGAGCGGCTCCAACTGGGACGTCAACAACGACGACCCCAACAACCGCTTCGACCACACGAACCTGGTCGACTCGCTCGAGAACGCCCACCTCACGTGGGGCGCGTACATGGAGGCCATGCCCGCGAACGACAAGCTCACCGACTACTGGCCGAGCGAGAGCACCAAGCTCTACGCCTCCAAGCACAACCCGTTCGTGCTGTTCGACGACATCCGCAACGACCCGCAGCGGATGGCGAACGTGAAGCCGTACACCGACCTCGCGGGCGACCTGAACTCCCGGTACGCGCCCAACTTCGTGTTCATCTCGCCGGACCAGTGCAACGACATGCACGGAGGCGTGTACACCCCGGTCGTCGGCTACCCGGAGACGCAGCACTGCGGCTACGGCTCGGCCAACGACGACCCCAACGACGCGGCGCTCAAGCAGAACGCGGACGCCTTCGTGAAGCAGGCGGTCACCACGATCATGTCGAGCCGCTCGTGGACCCGGCACTCGGCCATCTTCATCGTGGCCGACGAGGGCGACTACAACTCGACCGCCTCCAACGGCGGGTGGGCGACCACCGAGGGCTGCTGCGACTCCCCCGTCGTCCCGGCGGGTGCTCCGGACATCAACGCCGCGTGGCCCGGCGGCGTGTACGGCGGCGGGCTCGTGCCGGCCATCGTGATCCCCGGCGGCAACCACCCGCACCACGTGGTGGTCGACACCCCGTTCAACCACTACTCGCTGCTGCGCACGGTGGAGGACGCGTTCGGCCTGCCGGAGATCGGCTACTCCAGCGACCACGTCCAGGTGCGCACCATGGACGCGCTCCTGGCCCACTGA
- a CDS encoding oxidoreductase: protein MTTVYDAAGGADGLLALARAWHARVMADAVVSHAFSHGFHPQHDERLAAYWGEALGGPRAYSGAVADESFVVRLHSGNGEHHEMDQRAIECFDAAMSDVGIDDPRLRAVLHDYFAWATTTTMARYHESADDVPDDLELPRWSWHGLLP from the coding sequence ATGACCACGGTGTACGACGCGGCCGGCGGGGCCGACGGGCTGCTGGCCCTGGCCCGCGCCTGGCACGCCCGGGTGATGGCCGACGCCGTCGTCAGTCACGCGTTCTCGCACGGGTTCCACCCGCAGCACGACGAGCGGCTCGCGGCCTACTGGGGCGAGGCGCTCGGCGGGCCCCGGGCGTACTCGGGCGCGGTGGCCGACGAGTCGTTCGTCGTGCGGCTGCACAGCGGCAACGGCGAGCACCACGAGATGGACCAGCGCGCCATCGAGTGCTTCGACGCCGCGATGTCCGACGTCGGCATCGACGACCCGCGGCTGCGCGCCGTGCTGCACGACTACTTCGCCTGGGCCACCACGACGACGATGGCGCGCTACCACGAGTCCGCCGACGACGTGCCCGACGACCTCGAGCTGCCGCGCTGGTCGTGGCACGGGCTGCTGCCCTGA
- a CDS encoding MFS transporter: MSRATSQSPPTVQPGLSDERRIVASVAVSALGTWSYNVGIAVYAYQETGSTAWVAAATVGRYVPALLITWVGSRFTDRLPRRSLAVGADLVCALVMLLLTVTAALHGPIPLAIALAAVSSGAARIQSASALAVAADVVSESRLPRTAGLLSGAEAVAVAAGPAVASLLLAVSAPPVLFAVNGLTFVASAILLRRLRDVPPRPAHERPGGGGLTHPDVRAALRGVRPLLVVRTTVAFVYGVDIVLLAVIATDNLDIGTGGYGWLLAGAGLGGLVCAWWIRRDGGGGPATAPSIVGLALYTLPLLAYLAIDTLGGGLLVQAVRGFGCVLATATAVSALQRSVPSAVSGRVLSATHMLVMVGTSAGALVTPVLLSVWGLPATLGAVVLVAVVAAAVVVPALAHFDRRGAESLAALDPRVDLLRRLAIFHDASRATLYEVADSLDESEVPAGAPILVEGEHADRLVVLVAGSVEVATGSGDARRSLRTMHAPAYVGEIGLLHGIPRTATVTAAQPCRLWSLPAETFLGAVSQAGVSSALTENVRVRLS, translated from the coding sequence GTGAGCCGGGCGACCTCGCAGTCGCCGCCGACCGTGCAGCCGGGGCTCTCCGACGAGCGGCGGATCGTCGCCTCCGTCGCGGTGTCGGCACTGGGGACGTGGAGCTACAACGTCGGCATCGCCGTGTACGCCTACCAGGAGACCGGCTCCACCGCCTGGGTCGCCGCAGCCACGGTGGGACGCTACGTGCCCGCGCTGCTCATCACGTGGGTCGGGAGCAGGTTCACCGACCGGCTGCCCCGTCGCTCGCTGGCCGTGGGCGCCGACCTGGTGTGCGCGCTCGTCATGCTCCTGCTGACCGTGACTGCGGCGCTGCACGGCCCGATCCCCCTGGCGATCGCGCTTGCCGCGGTGAGCTCGGGTGCCGCGCGGATCCAGAGCGCCTCGGCGCTCGCGGTGGCCGCCGACGTGGTGAGCGAGTCCCGGCTGCCGCGCACCGCGGGTCTGCTCAGCGGGGCCGAGGCCGTCGCGGTTGCGGCGGGCCCGGCGGTCGCGTCGCTTCTGCTGGCCGTCTCGGCGCCGCCCGTCCTCTTCGCCGTCAACGGGCTCACGTTCGTCGCAAGCGCGATCCTCCTGCGGCGCCTCCGCGACGTGCCGCCCAGGCCCGCCCACGAGCGCCCGGGCGGTGGTGGGCTGACGCACCCCGACGTCCGCGCGGCGCTGCGAGGTGTGCGCCCCCTGCTGGTGGTGCGCACCACGGTGGCGTTCGTGTACGGCGTCGACATCGTCCTGCTGGCCGTCATCGCCACCGACAACCTCGACATCGGCACCGGCGGGTACGGATGGCTGCTGGCGGGAGCCGGCCTCGGAGGGCTGGTGTGCGCCTGGTGGATCCGGCGTGACGGCGGCGGAGGCCCAGCCACGGCGCCGTCGATCGTGGGCCTCGCGCTCTACACCCTGCCTCTGCTGGCCTACCTCGCCATCGACACGCTCGGCGGGGGCCTGCTCGTGCAGGCCGTGCGCGGGTTCGGCTGCGTCCTGGCCACCGCCACCGCGGTGTCGGCGCTCCAGCGCTCCGTGCCGTCAGCCGTGTCCGGACGCGTCCTGAGCGCCACCCACATGCTGGTGATGGTGGGCACCAGCGCGGGCGCCCTGGTGACACCGGTCCTCCTGTCGGTGTGGGGCCTGCCCGCGACGCTCGGAGCCGTGGTCCTGGTCGCCGTCGTGGCGGCCGCGGTCGTCGTGCCGGCGCTCGCGCACTTCGACCGCCGCGGCGCCGAGTCGCTCGCCGCGCTCGACCCGCGGGTCGACCTGCTGCGCAGGCTGGCCATCTTCCACGACGCGAGCCGGGCCACCCTGTACGAGGTTGCCGATTCCCTCGACGAGAGCGAGGTGCCCGCCGGGGCACCGATCCTGGTGGAGGGCGAGCATGCCGATCGGCTGGTGGTGCTGGTCGCCGGCAGTGTCGAGGTCGCCACGGGTTCGGGCGACGCGAGGCGGTCCCTGCGCACGATGCACGCGCCGGCCTACGTCGGGGAGATCGGGCTGCTGCACGGCATCCCCCGCACGGCCACGGTGACCGCCGCGCAGCCGTGCCGGCTGTGGTCGCTCCCCGCGGAGACGTTCCTCGGAGCGGTCTCGCAGGCGGGCGTCTCCAGCGCGCTGACGGAGAACGTGCGCGTCCGGTTGTCGTAG
- a CDS encoding cyclase, producing the protein MSTFGHTVTVDRPVREVYELWSRFESHPEFMDGVEQVDAVSDRRSHWTVRVAGVEREYDAAVTRMRQDDLIEWDTVDGPTQHGSVSFTEVDDDATMVTLTVTFEPEGVTELLGDVSGVVAGSVERSLEGFREYAEAQPRAAGSP; encoded by the coding sequence ATGTCGACCTTCGGTCACACCGTCACCGTGGACCGGCCGGTCCGCGAGGTCTACGAGCTCTGGTCCCGCTTCGAGTCGCACCCCGAATTCATGGACGGCGTGGAGCAGGTGGACGCCGTCTCCGACCGTCGTTCCCACTGGACCGTGCGCGTCGCCGGCGTCGAGCGCGAGTACGACGCCGCCGTCACGAGGATGCGCCAGGACGACCTCATCGAGTGGGACACCGTCGACGGGCCGACCCAGCACGGCTCGGTGTCCTTCACCGAGGTGGACGACGACGCGACGATGGTCACGCTCACCGTCACGTTCGAGCCGGAGGGCGTCACCGAGCTGCTCGGCGACGTGTCCGGCGTGGTGGCCGGCAGCGTCGAGCGCTCGCTCGAGGGGTTCCGCGAGTACGCCGAGGCCCAGCCACGAGCAGCCGGTTCCCCGTGA
- a CDS encoding DUF4242 domain-containing protein — MPLYMDVHNLGAAVTLEDVAKAHAADLEHQEKHGVRYLQYWVDEPNGRIFCLAEAPDAEAANTVHREAHGLVADEIHLVREGS; from the coding sequence ATGCCCCTGTACATGGACGTCCACAACCTCGGCGCCGCGGTCACGCTCGAGGACGTCGCCAAGGCCCACGCGGCCGACCTCGAGCACCAGGAGAAGCACGGCGTGCGCTACCTGCAGTACTGGGTCGACGAGCCCAACGGCAGGATCTTCTGCCTGGCCGAGGCGCCCGACGCCGAGGCCGCCAACACCGTCCACCGCGAGGCACACGGCCTCGTCGCCGACGAGATCCACCTGGTGCGCGAGGGCTCCTGA
- a CDS encoding cation-binding protein: MDITELILHDHSEQRRLFSYLDDVDRDDTATLEALWTRLRILLEVHAAAEEELFYPHLLRIGTGAGGEPSVEAEVTDVIKDHNEIRDACAEVERHEVGSEGWWDAVAEAREANSDHMAEEEREDLPDFRLHADLAVRHEIAVAFARFEAEHAEGVRAKDRDPQEYVERAG; encoded by the coding sequence ATGGACATCACCGAGCTGATCCTCCACGACCACAGCGAGCAGCGGCGGCTGTTCTCCTACCTCGACGACGTCGACCGCGACGACACCGCCACGCTCGAGGCGCTCTGGACGAGGCTGCGGATCCTGCTCGAGGTGCACGCGGCGGCGGAGGAGGAGCTCTTCTACCCCCACCTGCTGCGCATCGGCACCGGGGCGGGCGGCGAGCCGAGCGTGGAGGCCGAGGTCACCGACGTCATCAAGGACCACAACGAGATCCGTGACGCGTGCGCGGAGGTCGAGCGGCACGAGGTGGGCAGCGAAGGCTGGTGGGACGCGGTGGCCGAGGCCCGGGAGGCCAACAGCGACCACATGGCCGAGGAGGAGCGCGAGGACCTCCCGGACTTCCGGCTGCACGCCGACCTCGCCGTCCGCCACGAGATCGCGGTGGCGTTCGCGCGGTTCGAGGCCGAGCACGCCGAGGGAGTGCGGGCCAAGGACCGCGACCCGCAGGAGTACGTCGAGCGCGCGGGCTGA
- a CDS encoding LLM class flavin-dependent oxidoreductase: protein MCRSTSALLRGERLPDAVEGARPLALQCPPPAPVPLALAAVTTPSIRLAGAVADQWLPFLLPATALDDGRAELVRTAAQHERPAPTVTACVPLAIAADERGAERLAAQWLLAYTTRMGPVYPRVLRAHGYGPEIDALLAANDDPRSPVLPSAARRLAEDVLLLGTHEEAPALCRRWAGHADAIALVLPFASDEDDLLAVVDATAPGPGAAAS, encoded by the coding sequence GTGTGCCGGTCGACCAGCGCGCTGCTGCGGGGCGAGCGGCTGCCGGACGCCGTCGAGGGCGCCCGTCCGCTCGCGCTCCAGTGCCCGCCACCGGCGCCCGTGCCGCTGGCCCTCGCGGCGGTGACGACGCCGAGCATCCGCCTGGCCGGCGCCGTCGCCGACCAGTGGCTGCCCTTCCTGCTCCCGGCGACGGCCCTCGACGACGGCCGGGCGGAGCTCGTGCGCACCGCGGCGCAGCACGAGCGTCCGGCGCCGACGGTCACCGCGTGCGTGCCGCTCGCGATCGCGGCGGACGAGCGCGGTGCCGAGCGGCTCGCGGCGCAGTGGCTGCTCGCCTACACCACCCGCATGGGCCCGGTGTATCCGCGTGTCCTGCGCGCGCACGGCTACGGGCCGGAGATCGACGCCCTGCTCGCGGCGAACGACGACCCGCGCTCGCCGGTGCTCCCGTCGGCCGCGCGCCGGCTCGCCGAGGACGTGCTGCTGCTCGGGACCCACGAGGAGGCCCCCGCCCTGTGCCGGCGCTGGGCGGGGCACGCGGACGCGATCGCGCTCGTCCTGCCGTTCGCCTCCGACGAGGACGATCTCCTCGCCGTGGTCGACGCGACGGCGCCGGGTCCGGGCGCGGCCGCCTCCTGA
- a CDS encoding TIGR03557 family F420-dependent LLM class oxidoreductase has protein sequence MRIGYFLSCEEYGVQDLLEQAVLAQRAGFEALWISDHYHPWTDEQGESAFVWSVIGALSQAVDLPVATAVTCPTTRLGPAIVAQAAATAQVMLRGRFRLGVGTGEALNEHIHGQAWPAVDERLDMLEEAVAVMRELWTGEPVEHRGPHYTVDRARIYTRWPTAPEVYVSSFGPTSAHRTVAFADGLTTTSIDDEVLPVFRDAAKPLTAGYKVGWAPTEEEGVDHAHRLWASSGLPGELAQVLPTPAHIEQASSLVSREATRESAVCGPDVDRHVQQVTRWRDAGFDEVYVANMGPHFRDMIRAYGDEVLPRVRAA, from the coding sequence ATGAGGATCGGCTACTTCCTGTCGTGCGAGGAGTACGGCGTGCAGGACCTGCTCGAGCAGGCCGTGCTGGCGCAGCGGGCCGGCTTCGAGGCGCTGTGGATCAGCGACCACTACCACCCGTGGACCGACGAGCAGGGCGAGAGCGCGTTCGTCTGGTCGGTGATCGGGGCGCTGAGCCAGGCGGTCGACCTCCCGGTGGCCACCGCCGTGACCTGCCCGACGACGCGGCTGGGCCCGGCGATCGTCGCGCAGGCCGCGGCGACCGCGCAGGTGATGCTGCGCGGCCGCTTCCGGCTCGGCGTCGGGACGGGCGAGGCGCTCAACGAGCACATCCACGGCCAGGCATGGCCCGCTGTGGACGAGCGACTCGACATGCTCGAGGAGGCCGTAGCCGTCATGCGCGAGCTGTGGACCGGTGAGCCGGTCGAGCACCGCGGCCCGCACTACACGGTGGACCGCGCGCGCATCTACACCCGCTGGCCGACCGCGCCCGAGGTGTACGTGTCGTCGTTCGGGCCGACCTCGGCGCATCGCACGGTCGCGTTCGCCGACGGGCTCACCACGACGTCGATCGACGACGAGGTGCTCCCGGTCTTCCGCGACGCCGCCAAGCCGCTCACCGCCGGGTACAAGGTCGGCTGGGCGCCCACCGAGGAGGAGGGCGTGGACCACGCGCACCGGCTGTGGGCGTCCTCGGGGCTGCCCGGCGAGCTCGCGCAGGTGCTGCCCACCCCGGCGCACATCGAGCAGGCCAGCTCGCTGGTGAGCCGGGAGGCGACGCGCGAGAGCGCGGTGTGCGGCCCCGACGTCGACCGTCACGTGCAGCAGGTGACCCGCTGGCGCGACGCCGGCTTCGACGAGGTCTACGTGGCGAACATGGGCCCGCACTTCCGCGACATGATCCGCGCGTACGGCGACGAGGTGCTGCCGCGCGTTCGAGCCGCATGA
- a CDS encoding SDR family NAD(P)-dependent oxidoreductase has translation MCAIIGAVDMLRGQVAVVTGGGRGIGRAVAETLAREGMSLGLLGRSADTLEAAAQACRAQGVEVALATADVRDRAAVLGAVQEFERRLGEVDLLVSNAGVSVPPWVQPWGEGLDDWWTCIETNLMGPLASAAAVLPGMWERGRGRIVHMNSLTAGREDAGPYSVSKAGLARLTGVLAARCAERGIGVFDVSPGLVLTDMTDHEGFADLPPDQWTPISRIGEMVTAIALGRLDALSGRFVHAMDDLDLLEREAERLVARDARVLRFTPAFDPDRVLD, from the coding sequence ATGTGCGCCATCATCGGAGCCGTGGACATGCTTCGGGGACAGGTCGCGGTGGTCACGGGCGGGGGGCGCGGCATCGGGCGCGCGGTGGCGGAGACCCTGGCCCGCGAGGGGATGTCGCTGGGGCTGCTCGGCCGCAGCGCCGACACGCTCGAGGCGGCGGCGCAGGCGTGCCGGGCCCAGGGGGTCGAGGTCGCGCTCGCCACGGCCGACGTCCGGGACCGGGCTGCCGTGCTCGGGGCCGTGCAGGAGTTCGAGCGCCGGCTCGGCGAGGTCGACCTGCTGGTGAGCAACGCCGGGGTGTCCGTCCCGCCGTGGGTCCAGCCGTGGGGCGAGGGGCTCGACGACTGGTGGACGTGCATCGAGACGAACCTCATGGGCCCCTTGGCATCCGCCGCCGCCGTCCTCCCCGGGATGTGGGAACGCGGGCGCGGGCGCATCGTGCACATGAACAGCCTCACCGCCGGTCGCGAGGACGCCGGCCCCTACTCCGTGTCCAAGGCGGGGCTGGCGCGGCTCACCGGCGTGCTCGCGGCACGGTGCGCCGAGCGCGGGATCGGCGTCTTCGACGTGAGCCCCGGGCTCGTGCTGACCGACATGACCGACCACGAGGGGTTCGCCGACCTCCCGCCGGACCAGTGGACGCCCATCAGCCGGATCGGCGAGATGGTGACGGCGATCGCGCTCGGACGCCTGGACGCACTCTCCGGGCGGTTCGTCCACGCGATGGACGACCTCGACCTGCTGGAGCGCGAGGCGGAGCGGCTCGTCGCCCGCGACGCCCGCGTGCTGCGGTTCACCCCGGCCTTCGACCCCGACCGGGTCCTGGACTGA